In Fusarium falciforme chromosome 9, complete sequence, the sequence GACGCCGTGCTTCAGCTGAAACAGATCGCCGATGGAGTCGCGAATTGTGAGACTTTGGTTGACGAAGGCGAGATCGACAAGGCTCTAGCAAGCATTGATACTCTTGAGAAGCTTATCGCCGGTGAAAGAGATGCGGCTGCCGAGAACGAACCGGAAATTCAGCTACGAGATCTGCGATCCGCTTCAGCCCTACAAGGTGTCAACGCTGATCTGGCTACTCTAAGATCTCGCATTGGAAAGGCGTACGAAACCAACTTCTCCAATATCCTGATTCGTGATTTGCGGCGACATTCCGAATCTGTCTCTCCGCAAGAGATTCTACTCAGATGGAGCAACGCAGCAAACCGAGCTAAGGGCGGCCATGCGAGATCACCTTCAGTGTTTCCAACCTATCTGACAGGCACcgacgagctcaaggccgagctgTTTCCCAACATGTTTGGCCTACACCGCGCGAAGCATATTGCTGCTGCGACTATTGCATATCGAGAAGCCGTCTTGCGCGAGATTCGGAACTTGATTCGACGGCCCCTGCCTAGTTCCACGGATGATGACAACGAGTCGATGATGTCGGTTTCTACCGCGAGCGGAGGTCGCCATTTGTCAAACCAGGAGAAGTCATCTATTCTGGCACGAAACCTTCGCGCGTTGGAGGcggaggatggcgaggagcTGCTCATCAAGATCTACATTGGAGTCACAGAGACTCTAAGGAGAATGACCACGCAGGTCAAGGTTTTGTTGGAGATCACCAGCTCTCTGTCTGACAACCCAGAAGGGGATGGTTTGAGGTCTCCCCCAGTCAGGTCACCGATTTCAAGTCCAAGACCAGATCGCTACCCAGGCGGTTTTTTCAACAACGCCGCGATGGAAGTTCAGGAGGAGCTGCACAAGAGTCTCGATATGGCTAACCTACTCGGCCAAGCTGTTGACGTGGCCATCGAGAAGATTGTCAAGGTGTTGAAGGTCCGAGCAGAGCAAACTGCACAGTTGCCTCTGCCAATGTTCCTCCGATACTTTACGCTCAACTTGTACTTTGCCAACGAATGCGAATCCATATCTGGTCGCAGCGGCACATCCTTAAAGACGGTGGTTAATGGTCACATCAAGGACTTTGTGCAGAGGAACCGCGACGCAGAGATGCAGAAGCTCGCGCAAGGGATGGAATCTGACCAGTGGAATGCCAAAGACTTCAACGAGAAGAATGAGGCGTTGCTCAACATCATTCTAGCCAGCAGCACCCAAGATCCTGCTGAATGGACTGACAGCACCAAGATCTGGATACCAGCTTCGGAGCTGGAGCCgtcagaagatgaagatgcgaTCGAGACGAACGGAACCAGCAAGGAAAAGACTAGGACAGCCACGATCGATTTGGAGTCGTTCATGCTTCCCAAGTCAGCAATCCTATGTCTCGAGGGAGTTGCCAAGTTCTCGCATCTGATAAGCGGGATCCCATCCATGACGATCGACATTGCAACATCGTTGATAGCGTATCTCCAGCTCTTCAACTCGAGATGTACACAACTCATTCTGGGTGCTGGTGCTACCCGATCGGCAGGATTGAAGAACATCACGACCAAGCACTTGGCGCTGGCATCTCAGGCACTGTCCTTTATAGCCACGCTCATCCCTCACATGCGAGAGTTTGTGAGGCGCCATGCGGGATCTGGGGCGAGCGTGTCGAATCTCATGGGCGAGTTTGATAAGATTAGACGTCTCCTACAAGAGCACCAAGACAGCATCTACCAGAAACTGGTCGAGATCATGAGCGGCAGAGCAGCTATTCACTCTCGGACGATGAAGTCGATCGACTGGGACAAGGACGCAGGCAAAACTGGTGTACATCCGTACATGGAGACGCTAGCAAAGGAGACGACGACACTGCACCGCGTCTTGACCAAGCATCTTCCGCAGATGTCAATCCAGATGATTATGGTTCCGGTGTTTTCTAGCTACAGGGACCAGCTTGGATCAAGCCTCAAGGACGCCGAAGTCAAGACTGAGGCTGGCTTGAAGAGGTATGTTGGCTTACGTGTTGGTTTATGAGGCTTGTTACTAACAGAGAGTGTGCAGCATGTTGCATGACATTGAGTTCCTCACGACCAAGCTAGGAAGGCTAGATGGATTTGAAGAGACGGATGAACATCTGAAAAAGATTATCAACGCGAAACAagtcaaggctgaggagccAGCTCCAGTAGAGACTAAGggggaagagaaggaggaggcaaAGGAAGCCGAGGCAGCTCCTGCAGCGGAGCCCggcaaagaggaagaaaagaagtagagacgacgacgacgagatctAGGAAGCCGAATCTCGGGCtccaggaggaggccaaTGTTATGATTAGTTACGCAAAGTGCGGtctttgtgtgtgtgtgcacAACCTCACACATTCATTCACACCCATTAGAATTCCGTCTCTTTGTTTTTTGTTCTCATCCATGGCTGGGGTTTCTCTTCCGATTCACACCATCTCGACCATCTTGTTTATCGAATCACATCATGAAAGGATTGCAGGTTGCAACTGTATGCTGCCGTCAGAagattaatctctttttaacCCCTCCCCAGCTGATGCAGCAATCCTTCAGGCCAtgtttaaattaattttcaACTCAACTGCCAACACATTCATTTACAGGTTCTGGGGTCTAAAGATAACCCCTTGCTCCCCGTCTTGGCGAGAACCGTGTTGCTGGGTCTTTGTCTCGGCAGGGTCCTCGTTGGTGCCACGCCCTACGGATGGATATTTCAGCCTCGCGGGGAAGGAAGCGGTGTGTAAATCCATTCGactcctctttttttttttttttttcgtttcGAAACGGAGAGTTCGGATGTTGGTTGAGATGAAACAGAACCAACCGTTCTTCGGGATGGATCAACAAACAACAAAGTGGTTTAAATCCTTTGAGAAGGAAGCAAAACCTCGATACGCTTCTTTCAACGTCTGTTCTTGGCAATCAGGTTTGCCAAGTCGGGCTAGCCGCGTACGTCTTTGACAAGACAGATTCCCGTGTCTTGCGTGATGTGATACCCGGAATAAAGACCGCGATATCAACTGCCGTGATCATGAAAAGGCTGCCGCGTAATGTCTCACTCATGACTTCCAGCCTTGGCTTTCAGCCCTCGGCTCTTTTTTTGACAAGAATAGAGTTTCTTACATGTCAAGttgcttggccttgtttcTCCTTCTGCAAGCTCTTTCGAAAAGAGAGGCGTTCAATTGTCGCTCAATCTTCCATTTACAGCAACACAAGACAAGTCCTCACTTTCTTGGCTGTTTCGGTGGACGCAAGCTCTGATGCGCGTCTGACGTGTTCACATTCAGAGCAACCACCCCCTGTAACTTATCCCAGGAGCGTCATTTGATCACAGCCTGCAGGAGAAGTGCATACTCGGAcagaaagagaagagagaaaataGCAAAAAAGAGTGGGAAGAAAGGCAAAAAGAACCCGCTGTTTCATCTTGTCTGACCTTGCATGCCAAGTGCCCAATCCCGCCAACCCATGCATGCGCGCGCTTGGCGGTTGGTCTTTTTGTTTCAACAAGAACAAAGGCGTCACTTTCACGTGTACATGAGCCAATAATGTCAAGAAATATGTCTTTTTCGACAAGAAAAATCTGGCTCACTGGCCATGTCTGAATATATACAGAAGAAGTTTATAAatgcaaaaaaaaaacgcaAACAGCACCAATCCTTTTTCGGTCTGGGTTCCAATGAGTGTGAGTGTAAAAAATAATGTGCGTAGAATTTGGTAAGTTTGTGTGAGTGAGTGCCAGCCTCGAACCCCCCTTGCTGACACAAGAGGCGTCAAGCCTGTGATAAAAATGTTGCTTGTATGTGCATGTGAGAGAGCGCAGAATGAGTGATGCTGCTCTCCAGATGGGCTTTCTCACAAAGAATCGCCCAGTCCTGTTCTTGTCTCGAGTTTTttacccatccatccatccatccatccgtaAGCGCCAGCCTGCTCCGCCCAAAATGTCTAACCCAGAGTTTTCCTCGCAATCAGATGAAAAAAGACCTCGGTTTTGTTTTTGTTGTCAAATCGCGAGGGGTATCTTTTGGGGGTATGTGAAAGAGAATCGTATCGTGTCATCGTCAAATGCCGTGTCAACACGGCAACGAAAAGGGGGGTGTCGAGAAGTAAAAAAGTGATGAGATGAGCCGTCTTTTTTAGGCGGTCAACAGACTGCGCTTACTGGGCAGCAGCCTTGTTGCCGGGCAGCTCGACCGAGCCGGCGCCCAGGGTGGTGATGAGGTGAGTCTCATCAGTCACCTTGGTCTGCTCATCGTTGGGCAGGTAGTAGGCGTTGTCGCAGGGGAACTCCTCGCAGCCAGAGTCGGGGGTCATGGACTCGGCAGGGTACATCTGCTTGACGTTGTTGGTGTCGCCGGGGACGACAATGGCGGACACGTCAAAGTAGGTCTTGCCCATCCAACCGCCGAAAGTCACCTCGCCGAGcatgccagtgccagtgttCTTGCCACCCTTGACGACAGCCCAGTAGTTTCCAATGTACTTGTCAGGGAACTGGACAGTGGTGTCCTCCTTGTTGCTCACAACGACGGGGTCGATGTTGGGATATCCGGGGTCAGAGGTGAAGTACACGGTGCGGACCTTGTCGTCAAGAGTCTTGAAGGTGACCTGGGCGGCAGCGGCGTAGGTAGCAGAGGCAACAAAGGCCATGATAGCAGTAGCGAACTTCATGTTTGCGGTGTTTTGTGGTTTGGTGGTGCTAAAGTTGCAGGGTATTGGTATAAATAGATGGTTGCAGTTTCTCGATTGTCGTCAAGACAAGAGTGTGGTTCAGTGGCGTCTGATAAGGACCGAATCAAGACGTCTGTTGTTGGTATTCAGGTGCAGTTGCTGCAGCTGTTGAGAGTTGATGATGTGTGGATCGAGAACTAGCTCGTATAGTTTATGCCTGTGAGGGATTGTGGTAACTCGGCTTCCAAAAGGAATGAGAAGCTTGGAGTAAACAAGGAATGATAGTCCGAAGACAAGAAAGGATGAAACAGAAAGACAGTGCTGTGGGTTGCTGATCAGAGGAGGAGTGGAAAGGGGAGAGGGAGGCCCGTTTTATAAACAAGGTCccacgacgaggaggagtgaGCAGGCGAACCCGGACACCTGggatgtgtgtgtgtggccCACAGACTCTACTGTTCCCtcgcccatcccatcccgtcGTCCACCCACACTCCCTGTCGAGATCAGATTTGTCAAGACAAGGAAAACGTTGGACCGCCTGGTGGGGCGGCACTGCAGACGAAGCCTTTGATCAAGGGTCGTCCACCGTGGACCTTGGACCGTGGAGCCGCTCTACGACTCCCGTCGTGTAAGCCACCAACTAGAGCCGCCGGCCGTGCCGCCAGTGGGACTGAGGCAAGGCCCAGCATAGGAATAAGCTCCATGGTTGGGGAGTAATGCCCTGccctggcatggcatggcaggcAATATGCGCGCACAGTGAGCCCAGCCCTGATGCACGGGGTAGGTAGAAGTCCCTCAGCGTGTCGTCTCACTGAATCCAATCTCTGTCGACGCTGTAATCGTTGCAGTCATCTCTTGAGTGGTACGTTGTGGTGTGGTGGTGTCTGCTCTGTTAGCGGAGTGGGTTGGTTTGCGTGTCCCTTACTGGTCCGTGACCTGTCTTGTCGTAGGCGGCCGCGGCCCGCCTTCACACGCTGTTTCTGGCGGCAACAAAGCAACGGTTCCCCTATCACCATGAGCCCCCTCCCCTGGAAAACAGGAGAGAGCCATTGTTTCAAGGCCTTCTTTTTTTGGGCTCCCCTTCATCTCGTCCCGTCGACCGTCCGTGAAAGTAAAAGCAACCTCGCTCCTCTCATTCGTCCTTGTCCGAATGAATCATCTTTGTTCGATGGAACCTCATCTCCATGACCAGCTCCAGCACGCCACAGCAAAGCTGTGAAAGCCTGCCCCAGCCGACAGTGAACTCTTTCTCTCTGCCCTTCCATGCACCTCTCCTCGGAGTACTTGGCCCCGTACCGTACGAATTCGGTGCGAGCCCAACCTCTCGACAAAGACCCgactcaaggccaagaacatGACAACGTCAACTCTTCCCTTTTCACCCCCTGGCACATGCTGACACTGAAAAACCGCCGCATGCTAGCGACCCAGTTCCCTCAGTTCCGGGGCTAGACGGCCGACAACTC encodes:
- a CDS encoding Vacuolar protein sorting-associated protein 54; its protein translation is MFSPSAAKSADNLSSLSPIGRGELPFHSNRHGQMHPHPTSRRGSTASSIHSVGGALDSAPSSWAPSVYESSHNAISTLLQPPIVRTGLQPHTSAPASSAHKPPTARDIPPVALTNITKIDVDEFKPYLSQIGTLYEQLQRLKENDEEANQQRTGRQPDTPTDTGDGFLRPSSRSRPTRKGSTTSLSSLNSNEGASPVRRPSAGFVRRATQGPPPLSTIPTVYFDDDFRLENPRTFDVVSERSEVIRPTNAEDGKGGLNGSVAAPRKALATNAILQEKLSWYMDTIEVHLINSISTASTTFFTALGSLKELHSEAAESVTRIKTLRKELEALDEEIAAKGLQIVHKRRRQENLRQLNDAVLQLKQIADGVANCETLVDEGEIDKALASIDTLEKLIAGERDAAAENEPEIQLRDLRSASALQGVNADLATLRSRIGKAYETNFSNILIRDLRRHSESVSPQEILLRWSNAANRAKGGHARSPSVFPTYLTGTDELKAELFPNMFGLHRAKHIAAATIAYREAVLREIRNLIRRPLPSSTDDDNESMMSVSTASGGRHLSNQEKSSILARNLRALEAEDGEELLIKIYIGVTETLRRMTTQVKVLLEITSSLSDNPEGDGLRSPPVRSPISSPRPDRYPGGFFNNAAMEVQEELHKSLDMANLLGQAVDVAIEKIVKVLKVRAEQTAQLPLPMFLRYFTLNLYFANECESISGRSGTSLKTVVNGHIKDFVQRNRDAEMQKLAQGMESDQWNAKDFNEKNEALLNIILASSTQDPAEWTDSTKIWIPASELEPSEDEDAIETNGTSKEKTRTATIDLESFMLPKSAILCLEGVAKFSHLISGIPSMTIDIATSLIAYLQLFNSRCTQLILGAGATRSAGLKNITTKHLALASQALSFIATLIPHMREFVRRHAGSGASVSNLMGEFDKIRRLLQEHQDSIYQKLVEIMSGRAAIHSRTMKSIDWDKDAGKTGVHPYMETLAKETTTLHRVLTKHLPQMSIQMIMVPVFSSYRDQLGSSLKDAEVKTEAGLKSMLHDIEFLTTKLGRLDGFEETDEHLKKIINAKQVKAEEPAPVETKGEEKEEAKEAEAAPAAEPGKEEEKK